aaggtgcaggaggaggctgggtaaaaaggagcatgaggtgcctgaggaataaggccccttaactgccgccgttaaaagttgcattggcagtcgttaaggggttaatattgtgtttaaaaaaaaaaaacaaaacaaaacttttgCTCCAACAAAATGGCGCCAGTTGTGCTCCATGTACAAGTGCAGGAGCGTTGCTATGTTCAACAGCGTCAATTTCTTTTTCTTGTGCGCATTTCCACACTGGTCCTCGGAACACCGTGGGCTGCgcatgtctattgctggctgcagaattgtTTAACTGAGAATCTTTCAGTGAGCTCCTTCTGACACATAGATTTCATGTTTACTAAACTGTCAGCTGGTTTTATGGCCACATAAAAGGGTATTATAGAGAAGCAGCTGGCAGAATCCTGGATATAGGTGCACAGAGGGTTAATAAGACCAATATATGGGTCCAGGTTTGTTGGGAATCATTAGATGAGATGGATTTAACTAGTCACTCCACCCTCCAATCCAGGAGGTGCAGCTGGTTTAAAAGGGCAGCTGAGCTGTTCATTCCTTGTCTGGAAGTGGAGGTGCAAACACCTCTGGTgtctgtgtttgtgtctgtgtttgtgtctgtatctgtgtctgtatctgtgtctgtatctgtgtttgtgtctgtgtttttGTCTGTATCTGTGTCTGTATATGTGTCGGTATTTGTGTTTGTatctgtatctgtgtgtgtatttgtgtctgTATCTGTTTttgtgtctgtatctgtgtctgtatctgtgtctgtatctgtgtctgtatctgtgtctgtatctgtgtctgtatctgtgtTTGTTTCTGTGTCTGTATTTGTCTGTATCTGTttgtgtctgtatctgtgtctgtatctgtttgtgtctgtatctgtgtctgTATCTGTATCTGTGTCTGCatctgtgtctgtatctgtgtctgCATCTGTGTCTGCGTCTGTGTCTGCATCTGTatctgtgtctgtatctgtgtctgtatctgtgtctgtatctgtgtctgtatctgtgtctgtatctgtgtctgtgtctgtgtctgtatctgtgtctgCATCTGTATCTGTGTCTGTATCTGCGTCTGCGtctgtgtctgtatctgtgtctgcatctgtgtctgtgtttgtgtctgtatctgtgtctgtatctgtatcatgggcggcacggtggcgcagtggttagcacatctgcaaagagtttgtatgttctctccgtgtttgcgtgggtttcctccgggcactccggtttcctcccacattccaaagacatactgatagggaatttagattgtgagccccatctgggacagcgatgataatgtgtgcaaaaaatgtaaagcgctgcggaatatgttagcgctatataaaaataaagattattattattattattgagagcATTAGTGGCCGATAGATGCTATTGTGCATGCACCAGCACCGTTCTGTTAAATTATTCTTTTTTAAAGACCACAATATTAAATgtgcagtatttaaaataggaaGCCCATCACTGAAGGTTCAGcgacctgtcatttaagcccagaATGATCATGATGAGGACAGAGCACCAAAAAAGATCTGCATACTGGCACGCCCCGGAGCACCAGCATCTCATAAACTTACAACTTCAAACccagattaaaaaaagaaacaaaatggatttctccaacccaggtatcgttttaatcagtgtaacaccgCCAACCTAACAATgcttgtagtttacttagcaaaatcctgatgtcaGGTTTGCTTTATAATTATTTATACAGCTACAACTAATGCCACTCTAAATTAGTCATcacagttactatgcccaggcaacgccgggctcttcagctagtaaaataCAGTATATAGCTCAATCAAAGTAGGTGTAGTgtaggtgtgctgcctacctggcgctcgagtccgacacatcgctgatcgggtggacagattattgggaggggctggtgaggacccagcggtcatggtgcacattggcactaatgacaaagttagaggtaggtggaaggtccttaaagatgatttcagggaattaggctgcaagctgaaagcaaggacctccaacgtggtattttccgaaatactgccggtaccacgtgccacgccagagaggcaacgggagattagggaggttaataagtggctcaagaattggcgtaggaaagaggggtttgggttcctgcagaactgggccgacttctcagttggctataggctctacgctagggacgggctgcacctcaatggggagggtgcagctgtgctgggggagagaatggctagaaggttggaggagtgtttaaactaggaattgggggggagggtattcattttataggaggggaagatagtgcagacatatacacgggcacaaataaggaagttgggggtggcggtggcatggggggtggggtcagaacagttaataatttaagaaatagaagtacagagaggaacataaagtgcatgtatactaatgccagaagcctcgccaacaaaatggacgaatcagaactaatgttgttggagcataattatgacatggtggggatatctgaaacgtggctggatgagagccatgactgggctgttaacttgcagggctatagcctgttcagaaatgaccgtacaaataagcgagggggaggggtgtgtctatatgtaaaatcgtccttaaaacccatcctgcgcgataatataggtgaatttaatgaaaatgtagaatccctgtgggtggagataaggggagggggaaaaaataataaattactgataggggtttgttataaatctccaaaaataatggaagcaatggagaatatcctcgtaaagcaaatagatgaagctgcgactcaaggagaagtcattattatgggggacttcaactaccctgaaatatattggggaacagaaacctgcagttccagcaaaggtaatcggtttttgacaactatgagagacaattacctttcacaactggttcaggacccaacaagaaagggggcactgctagacctagtattaaccaacaggccagaccgcatagcaaatataagtgttgggggtcacttgggaaatagcgatcacaaaataataagttttcatgtatcctttaaaaagatgtgtagtagaggggttacaaggacactaaacttcaggagggcaaatttccaacggatgagagaggatcttggtgaaattaactgggacaatatcctgagacacaaaaatacacaaagaaatgggagacgtttattagcatcctggataggacctgtgcacagtatataccgtatgggaataaacatactagaaataggaggaaaccaatatggctaaatagagctgtaaggggcgcaataagtgacaaaaagaaagcatttagagaattaaaggaagtaggtagtgaggaggcattaaataaatacagaaaattaaataaattctgtaaaaagcaaatcaaggcagcaaagattgagacagagagactcattgccagagagagtaaaaataatcctaaaatattctttaactacataaatagtaagaaactaaaaaatgatagtgttggcccccttaaaaatagtctgggtgaaatggaggatgaggaaaaagccaatatgctaaatgactttttttcatcagtatttacacaagaaaatcccatggcagacaaaatgtctagtgataaaaattcccaattaaatgtcacctgcttaacccagcaggaagtgcggcggtgtctaaaaatcactaaaattgacaaatctccgggcccggatgggatacaccctcgagtactgcaggaattaagtacagtcattgatagaccattatttttaatctttaaagactccataataacagggtctgtgccacaggactggcgtatagcaaatgtggtgccaatattcaaaaagaagacaaaaactgaactcggaaattataggccagtaagcttaacctctactgtgggtaaaatcctggagggcattctaagggacgctatactggagtatctgaagaggaataacctcatgacccagtatcagcacgggtttactagggaccgttcatgtcagactaatttgatcagtttctatgaagaggtaagttccggattggaccaagggaacccagtggatgtaatgtatatggacttttcaaaagcttttgatacggtgccacacaaaaggttgatacataaaatgagaataatggggataggggaaaatatgtgcaagtgggttgagagctggctcagggataggaaacaaagggtggatattaatggagcacactcggactgggtagcggttagcagtggggtaccacaggggtcagtattgggccctcttctttttaacatatttattaatgaccttgtagggggcattcagagtagaatttcaatatttgcagatgacactaaactctgcagggtaatcaatacagaggaggacaattttatattacaggatgatttatgtaaactagaagcttgggctgataaatggcaaatgagctttaatggggataaatgtaaggtcatgcacttgggtagaagtaataagatgtataattatgtgcttaattctaaaactctgggcaaaaccgtcaatgaaaaagacctgggtgtatgggtggataacaaactcatattcagtggccagtgtcaggcagctgctacaaaggcaaataaaataatgggatgcattaaaagaggcatagatgctcatgaggagaatataattttacctctatacaagtcactagttcgaccacacttagaatactgtgcacagttctggtctccggtgtttaagaaagacatagctgaactggagcgggtgcagagaagagcgaccaaggttattagaggactggggggtctgcaataccaagataggttattacacttggggctatttagtttggaaaaacgaagactaaggggtgatcttattttattgtataaatatatgaggggacagtacaaagacctttctgatgatctttttaatcatagacctgaaacagggacaagggggcatcctctgcgtttggaggaaaaaaggtttaagcataataacagacgcggattctttactgtaagagcagtgagactatggaactctctgccgtatgatgttgtaatgagtgattcattacttaaatttaagaggggactggatacctttctggaaaagtataatgttacagggtatatacactgattccttgatagggcgttgatccagggaactagtctgattgccgtatggggagtcgggaaggaatttttttccccaatgtggagcttactctttgccacatgggttttttttgccttcctctggatcaacatgttagggcaagttaggttaggctatgggttgaactagatggacatatagtcttccttcaaccttaataactataactATGTAAAATAGGGATGAATACAAGAATTCACTCATAATTAGTAAAAAAATAAGTGATCACCTAACATATTGATTTATCCATTGACTGCTCAACAAAGTGGTAAAAGCCTCTGATGAAGATTGTAGCTTTGCTAGTCTACAATGCACACGTGCCAGCAGAGTTCCAAATCTCATCATAAGAACTGTCAGGAACTTCATGACCTGGGTTTCCATGGCCAAGCAGCTGCATGCAAGCATTACATTACCAAGCCAAAAGTCATATGGTTtaaaccactggactctggagaagTGGAACCATGTTCTGTGCAGTGATTAATCACAACTCCCTATCTGGCAGGCTGATGGATGATACCGGGTTTGGCGAATTACAGGAGATTTGATACCAACCTGACTGCAAcatgccaactgtaaagtttggtggaaGGATAATGCTATGAAGTTGTTTTTCAACAGTTACATTAAGCCCCTAAATATTTCAGTATGACAAGTAATTTTTTACAGTTGTACGCTTcaaactttgtgggaacagtttactCTTTTCTATTCCATCTTATCGAGCAGCCGTCCGTAAAGTTATGGTTAGGTGAGCTTGGCGTGGAAGACTAGATTATATAATATTGCAACAACATTGTCCACGTTAGTCAACATGAATTCAGGCAATAGTTGCATGTGATGGCTTTGATTCATGTGACATATTCATGCTGAGAAAACAGTTATGAATAAAtagtattttcattttttacaAATCCCTGTTGGAAATAACAATGTCGTTTTCTTCACAGTGCTTAAAGGAAAGGGAAAAGGATTTGTTAAAGAGGTCCAAAAAGGACCCGAAGTATGTAAAGACCCAGCTATCCTGATGACTCATGCCATGGGAGTGAATATATATAAGTCTGGATCAGATGTTAAGTTAAAGGATGACTCTCAGTATCCTGAATGGTAATTCACTACTTTACTTCCAA
This region of Ranitomeya imitator isolate aRanImi1 chromosome 1, aRanImi1.pri, whole genome shotgun sequence genomic DNA includes:
- the MRPL54 gene encoding large ribosomal subunit protein mL54 isoform X2; the protein is MCCVYMRVLKGKGKGFVKEVQKGPEVCKDPAILMTHAMGVNIYKSGSDVKLKDDSQYPEWLFQLDLGPPKTLEERSPDTPQYWKLLRKLHMWRNNRLAKTKKFK